AATATCCTTAATTAATATCAAATTAATACATCAAATTTTCGACACCATTAATGTCTCTCTTTTGGTATTAATTTTCACCTTTTTTTTCTTGTCTTTTAATAGTCAAAGAAAATGGTCAAATACATATAAAAACTTATCTAAAACAAGAGCTATCAATAATAATCTGATTGATTTTATTTCTAAAATTGAGGAATTTTATATTAGTGAACTTGAGTCTATTAATACTTATAGAAAAACTAAACCTAAAGATTTAATCTATCTAGATAAACTTCCAGAAAAAAAAGAAAGTTTATTTAAGAAAAACTTAAGTAGTTTCCTTGAAGGTTTTAGTGATAGCAAATTTCAAAGGGGATATTGATGAAAAAATACAAGAAAATTGTTCGTCTAGTACCTCTTGATCAAAGAAGATTTAAATTTCTCTATATTTTTAGCTTGCTCATAATACTTTGTTTGTTTGGTAGGTTAGTTAAATTGCAAGTCTTTAACGCCTCTGATTTGCAAAGGAAAGCTAGATTAATACAGTCTTCTAAAACTAATGCCTTAAAAACAAGGAGAGCGATTGTTGATAGAAATAAAAGACTAATTGCTTACGATAAACCTCTCTATAAATTATGGGCCCATCCAAAATATTTTAATTTTCCTGGTGATTCAATTAACAGAGTTCGCAGTATTGAAGAAGTTACAGAAAAATTGTCACCTATCTTGGATATAAATGGTGAAATACTCTTGAGTAAATTTAATAATAAAATGAGTGGTATCAAGCTTGTGGATAAAATTTCCGAAGAAAAGGCAGAAAAGATTAAAAACCTCCAAATAAGCGGACTTGATTTGTTTAAATATTCGCAGAGATATTATCCACAAGGCGAGATTTACTCTAATCTTGTTGGTTTTGTTAATGATGAGAATATAGCTTCAGCAGGTTTAGAGCTTCATTTAGATAATCAAATTAAAGTTTTTAATAAAAGTAATTTTGTAAAAATAGGAGGAGATGGAACACCTCTCCCGGATAATTCAGCCCCAGGAGATTTTATTTCTGATTACAAAAAATTAGGCTTAACTATAGATTCAAAATTACAGAAAGCGTCATTCAATGCATTATCAAAGCAAGTAAGCAAATGGAAAGCAAAGAAGGGATTTGCCATAGTTATGGATGTTAATAATGGTAGGATTCTCTCCTTGGTTACAGTCCCGTCGTACGATCCAAATAAATTTTGGCAGTATGATTCTGAACTTTTTAGGGGATGGTATTCTCAAGATTTATTTGAGCCCGGTTCAACTTTTAAACCTATTAATCTTGCATTGGCTTTAGAAGAAAAAGTAATCCAGAAAGATGGAGTAGTTGAAGATATTGGGAGAATTAATGTTGGAGGATGGACACTTTCTAATTGGGATAAAAAAGGTAATGGATACATTGACTATCCAAAAGTTTTGCAGGTTTCAAGCAATGTTGGGATGGTAAAAATCATGCAAAATTTAGACCCCTCAATTTATTGGGATTGGCTAAAAAATTTAGGTATAAATAAAATTTTAGAGACTGACTTATTTGAATCAACTGCTGGCCAACTTAAGAGAAAAGATTTATTTGTAAATCAATCAATTGAGCCTGCCGTAACTTCTTTTGGTAAAGGGTTCTCAATCTCGCCACTTAAATTACTTCAACTACATGCGGCTCTGGCAAATGGGGGGTTTGAAGTAACTCCTCATGTAACCTCAACTTTTAAAGAAAGATTTAATAAAAATCCAA
The window above is part of the Prochlorococcus marinus CUG1415 genome. Proteins encoded here:
- a CDS encoding peptidoglycan D,D-transpeptidase FtsI family protein, translated to MKKYKKIVRLVPLDQRRFKFLYIFSLLIILCLFGRLVKLQVFNASDLQRKARLIQSSKTNALKTRRAIVDRNKRLIAYDKPLYKLWAHPKYFNFPGDSINRVRSIEEVTEKLSPILDINGEILLSKFNNKMSGIKLVDKISEEKAEKIKNLQISGLDLFKYSQRYYPQGEIYSNLVGFVNDENIASAGLELHLDNQIKVFNKSNFVKIGGDGTPLPDNSAPGDFISDYKKLGLTIDSKLQKASFNALSKQVSKWKAKKGFAIVMDVNNGRILSLVTVPSYDPNKFWQYDSELFRGWYSQDLFEPGSTFKPINLALALEEKVIQKDGVVEDIGRINVGGWTLSNWDKKGNGYIDYPKVLQVSSNVGMVKIMQNLDPSIYWDWLKNLGINKILETDLFESTAGQLKRKDLFVNQSIEPAVTSFGKGFSISPLKLLQLHAALANGGFEVTPHVTSTFKERFNKNPKKQFFSQEVSKTVLEWMESVVDKGSGSGVKIEGYRIAGKTGTSQKALNGSYTSKKVCSFIATLPVNDPKYAVLVVVDEPSKSYAYGSTVAVPVAKEIIESLIVIEKIPPKIKDHGMIVKKP